The Verrucomicrobiota bacterium nucleotide sequence TGTGGCTTTCCTTCTACCTTGGCCGGCGGACTAAGTCATCGAAGAGCTACTTCGCCGCCGGCGGGGGTATCCACTGGTCGGTCAACGGGATCGCCTTCGCCGGCGACTACCTGTCGGCAGCATCGTTTCTGGGTATCTGCGGCATGATCGCCACGGTCGGCTACGACGGGTTCCTCTACTCGATCGGGTATCTGGCCGGGTGGATCGTGGCGCTGTTCGTGGTGGCCGAGCCGATGAAACGGCTTGGCAAGTACACGTTCACCGATGCACTCGACTCGAAGTTCAACTCGCGCGGCATCCAGCTTGCCGCGGCGATCAGCACGCTCGTGGTGTCGATCTGCTACCTCATCCCGCAGATGGTCGGCGCCGGCGCGCTTGTCTACCCGCTGCTCGGGCTGCCGAAGTCGATGGGCGTCATCATGGTGGGCGCCATCGTGATCACGATCGTGGCCACGGCGGGCATGACATCGACGACGTACGTACAGTTCATCAAGGGCGGCCTGCTCGTGATCTTCTCGTTGATCCTTGTCATCTCCGTCTGCGTGCGCGGGCTCTCGACTAGTCCCGACCGCAACGGCGAAGCGCCGCTGTACAGCTACGCGACGATGACGGCCACGGAAAACGGTGAGGGCGAGCTGATCCTTGACAACGAAAGTTACCAATACCTCGCCGTCAAACAGATCAAGGACCTCCGCCTTATCAAGCTGATGAAGGACAACGCCGAAGGTGTCGCGCAGGTCGGTTGGTGGAAGAACCAGGTCAACGACGACGGAACGATCACGCTCAGCGAGTGCCAGTCGAAAACGACGGCACCCGATGGGGCCACTGTTCTCAACGGTGAAGAAGCCTCGCCGGATAGCGATTTTCGTCCCGCCGGCCACCTGATTGCCATCGAGGGCAAGTCGGGTGACGAGGCCAAGACGGACTCGATTGGGCCGTTTGAGTTTCTGGCCAAGCTCAGCTCGCCCGAGACGATCATTCGTCAGGAGCGTGAGGTGTCGTTCGAGGATGGCAAGGACAAAGTTGTCGTTCGCTATCCCATCTCCTTCACGGGCGACCAAGTGATGAATCCCGGGCTCCAGTTCAAGGTAGGCGGTACGATCTGGGAGCGCCTGAACTTCGTCTCGCTCATGCTGGCGCTGTTCTGCGGCACGGCGGCGCTGCCGCACATCTTGATTCGCTACTACACGGTGCCGAGCCAAGCGTGCGCGCGCAAGTCGACGATCGTAGCGATCGCGGTGATCGGGTTCTTCTATATTCTGACGCTGTACATGGGCCTGGGCGCGATGGTGAACAACGTCGTCGACGTGGGCGACAACAACATGGCCGGGCCGCTGCTGGCCAAGTCGTTCGGCGTGTTTCTGTTCTCGATCATCTCGGCGATCGCCTTTGCCACGATCCTGGGCACGGTGAGCGGCCTGATCGTC carries:
- a CDS encoding cation acetate symporter — translated: MGSLLFAEVELTAVTLFAAFVVFVLWLSFYLGRRTKSSKSYFAAGGGIHWSVNGIAFAGDYLSAASFLGICGMIATVGYDGFLYSIGYLAGWIVALFVVAEPMKRLGKYTFTDALDSKFNSRGIQLAAAISTLVVSICYLIPQMVGAGALVYPLLGLPKSMGVIMVGAIVITIVATAGMTSTTYVQFIKGGLLVIFSLILVISVCVRGLSTSPDRNGEAPLYSYATMTATENGEGELILDNESYQYLAVKQIKDLRLIKLMKDNAEGVAQVGWWKNQVNDDGTITLSECQSKTTAPDGATVLNGEEASPDSDFRPAGHLIAIEGKSGDEAKTDSIGPFEFLAKLSSPETIIRQEREVSFEDGKDKVVVRYPISFTGDQVMNPGLQFKVGGTIWERLNFVSLMLALFCGTAALPHILIRYYTVPSQACARKSTIVAIAVIGFFYILTLYMGLGAMVNNVVDVGDNNMAGPLLAKSFGVFLFSIISAIAFATILGTVSGLIVAASGAVAHDFLDRFIKLDFTDRQKVYAGKVAAFSVGLVAIILGIVFEGMNVSYLVGWAFAVAASANLPAIIMLLFWKKTTAKGIVASIIVGVVAALGIILLSPEMYTKLYKLDPALAPMPFDSPAVISVPLSFAALVVVSLLTQKNGRSAKVAAA